A genomic stretch from Channa argus isolate prfri chromosome 24, Channa argus male v1.0, whole genome shotgun sequence includes:
- the vamp2 gene encoding vesicle-associated membrane protein 2 → MSAPAAGAPAPEGSNQGPPNLTSNRRLQQTQAQVDEVVDIMRVNVDKVLERDQKLSELDDRADALQAGASQFETSAAKLKNKYWWKNAKMMIILGVICVIILIIIIVYFST, encoded by the exons AT GTCTGCCCCAGCCGCTGGAGCCCCTGCACCAGAGGGAAGCAATCAGGGCCCTCCTAACCTCACCAGCAACCGTCGTCTGCAGCAGACACAGGCACAGGTGGATGAG GTGGTTGATATCATGCGTGTAAACGTGGATAAGGTTCTGGAGCGTGATCAGAAACTGTCAGAACTGGATGACCGGGCTGATGCCCTGCAGGCTGGAGCCTCTCAGTTTGAGACCAGTGCTGCAAAACTGAAGAATAAATACTGGTGGAAGAATGCCAAG ATGATGATTATTCTGGGTGTGATATGCGTGATTATTCTCATCATCATTATTG TGTACTTCAGCACCTAA